Proteins encoded in a region of the Populus nigra chromosome 3, ddPopNigr1.1, whole genome shotgun sequence genome:
- the LOC133690304 gene encoding uncharacterized protein LOC133690304, translated as MDAGMQVALPILGVVAAAAATFYVVSFSELREKSFRDLEESEDGGFESSLSSRKRRARRKAEKEAKK; from the exons ATGGATGCAGGGATGCAAGTAGCGCTTCCCATACTAGGAGTtgtagctgctgctgctgctactttCTATGTTGTAAGCTTTTCTGAGCTTCGAGAG AAATCATTTAGAGATCTGGAAGAGTCTGAGGATGGAGGGTTTGAGTCATCTCTAAGCTCAAGAAAAAGGAGAGCAAGAAGAAAGGCTGAGAAAGAAGCCAagaagtga
- the LOC133689489 gene encoding ethylene-responsive transcription factor ERF024-like, whose protein sequence is MQYYQQSNASSADSSSGSSRTASASAAAAAGAIAPKVSGHHHVFRGVRRRSSGKWVSEIREPKKPNRIWLGTFPNPEMAAVAYDVAALALKGQDAELNFPNSAASLPVPASTSPRDIQAAAASAAAAIGAAKDALGIPSMGDTNQMEQEIRPMVNDQFVDEDLMFDMPNVLVNMAEAMLLSPPRLDIAGDDATAYDSTGDQNLWKFP, encoded by the coding sequence ATGCAATATTATCAACAAAGCAACGCCTCAAGTGCTGACAGTAGCAGTGGAAGTAGCAGAactgcttctgcttctgctgctgctgctgctggggCTATTGCACCTAAAGTTTCAGGCCACCATCATGTTTTCCGTGGAGTTCGGCGTAGGAGTAGTGGAAAATGGGTGTCTGAGATTAGAGAGCCTAAGAAGCCTAACAGAATCTGGTTAGGCACATTTCCTAACCCTGAAATGGCTGCTGTTGCGTATGATGTGGCAGCGCTTGCACTTAAAGGCCAGGATGCAGAGCTTAATTTCCCAAACTCAGCTGCTTCTCTGCCTGTTCCTGCTTCCACGTCACCGCGTGATATTCAGGCTGCCGCAGCTTCTGCGGCTGCTGCTATAGGTGCTGCAAAGGatgctttagggattccaagtATGGGGGATACTAATCAAATGGAACAGGAAATTAGGCCAATGGTCAATGATCAGTTTGTTGACGAGGATTTGATGTTTGATATGCCTAATGTTCTTGTGAACATGGCAGAAGCGATGCTTCTTAGCCCTCCTCGCTTGGACATTGCAGGTGATGATGCTACAGCCTATGACAGCACTGGAGACCAGAACCTTTGGAAATTCCCTTGA